The following nucleotide sequence is from Bacillota bacterium.
CCCAGGCCTGGCCGGTGAGCACGTCCAGCACGCCCCGGAAGGCGGTCTCGGCGCCGACGGGAAGGGTAAGGGGCACCAGGCGCGAGCCCGCCAGGCGCCGGAGCGGCTCCAGCGCCGTGTCGAAGGCGGCGTGCTCGCGATCCATCTTGTTCACCAGGACGAAGCGGGGGAGGCGCTCCTCCGCCGCGCGGCTCCAGGCCTGCAGCCCGCCCACCTGCGGCCCGGAAGAGGCGTCCACCACCAGCAGCGCCGCGTCGGCGGCGTGGAGAGCGGCCAGCATCTCGGCGGCGAAGTCGAAGTAGCCGGGGGCGTCGAGGAGGGTGAGCGGCCGGTCGCGCCAGCGCAGGGTGGCAAAGCCGGTGAAGAGCGAGATCTTGCGCTGGACTTCCTCCGGCTCGAAGTCCAGGGTGGCGGTGCCGTCCTCCACGCGCCCCCGCCGGCCCACCGCCCCGGCCAGCGCCAGGATCGACTCCGCCAGGGTGGTCTTGCCGGAACCCGAATGGCCGACGAGGGCGAGGTTGCAAGGCTCCGATCTGCTCATGGCTCAGCCCCCCTCGGATCGGAGGCCGAGCCCCCGGGGACCCGGGACGCACGCTTCCGCCGCCTCGGCCCCGACCCAGATGCTGCTGAGTCCGTTCGTGTCCGCCGCGCCGTTCCCTGCCGGGGGAGGATCGCAACTTCTGCCGGCAGGCGATCCCCGGCCGACCGCTTGCCGGGCCGGAGAGCCGCTCAGCCCCGCCCGGCCAGGGAGGGCTCGGGCCGGTGGCCGGCCACGCCCCAGGCGAAACTCTGCTTGTAGATCTTCAACTCCAGCGAGGTGGCGGTGTCGACGATCCCTTCGATGCCGGCCAGATCCTCGATGAGGAAGCGCGAGAGCTCCTCGTTGGAGGCGAAGTAGGCCTCCACCAGGATGTCGAAGTCGCCCGTGGCGGCGGCGACGTAGCGGACCCGCGGCAGGGCGCAGAGCGCCTGGACGACCGACTCGAACCTCTGCGTCTCCACGTTGATGCCGATCAGCGCCGGTGTGTTGAAGCCGATCCGGAAGGGGTCCGAGACCGCCGCGATGTGGATGATCCCCTCCTGGACCAGGCGCTGGAACTTCCTCCGGATGGTCCCCTCGGTCACGCCGATGCGTCGCGCCAGGTCGACGAAGGACATGCGCCCGTCCTCCTGGAGGAGAAGGATCATCTCGCGCTCCGTCCGGTCCAGATCCACCATGCCCGTGGCCTCCTCGCGTCGGCTGCCGCCCGGCTGGCGCCGGGCTTGCGGGCGGCGGTCGTCGCCCGCCGCGCTTCTACGCTTTCCGTCCCCTTATTCTAACTCCTTTGCCGGATTCCGCACGATCGACAGCACCCAGTCGGGGGAACCCACCGGCTCGGCCGCGATCCGGACGCCCGCCGCGATGTGCCGGAGCGCCTCCCCGGCCGCCTCCCGGTCGCGCGCGCGCAGCCGGAGGAGCGGCTGGCCCGCCTCCACCCGCTCGCCCACCTTGGCCAGCACCTCGGCGCCGACGCCGTGGTCGACGCGCTCGCCCTCGTGCCGCCGGCCCGCGCCCAGCGCCATCACCGCCTCGCCCACCCGGCGGGCGTCGAGGCGCTCCAGCCAGCCGTCCGCGGGCGCGGCCAGCTCGGCCTGGACGGGGGCCAGCTCCAGGCGCTCGGGCTGGTCGACCACGCGCGGGTCGCCGCCCTGCGCCTCCACCATGCGTGCAAAGCGCTCCAGCGCCTCTCCCCGGCGCCAGACCTCGGCCACGCGGGCCCGCGCCTCCTCCGGGTCGGCCGCCCGCCCGGCCATCACGAGCGCCTCGGCGGCCAGCGCCTCGGCGCAGGCGCGCAGACCGGGCTCCGCCTGCCCGCGCAGCGCCTCCACCGCCTCGCGCACCTCGACGGCGTTGCCCACCGTCCTCCCCAGCGGCTCCTCCATGCGGGTCAGCACGCAGCGGACGGCCAGGCCGAGGCGGGCGCCCGTGGCCACCAGGCTCTCCGCCAGGCGACGCGCCTCCGCCTCGCCGGGAAGGAAGGCGCCCGCCCCCACCTTGACGTCCACCACCACCGCGTCGGCTCCCCCGGCCATTTTCTTCGAAAGGATGCTGGCGGTGATGAGGGGGAGCGAGTCGACGGTGGCGGTGACGTCGCGCAGGGCGTACATGCGCGCGTCCGCCGGCGCCAGGCTGGCGGAGTGGCCGGCCACCACGAGGCCGATGCGGCGCGCCTGCGCCACCGCCTCGGAGGGCTCCAGCGCGGTCCGGAAGCCGGGAATCGACTCCAGCTTGTCCAGAGTGCCGCCCGTGTGCCCCAGCCCGTGACCGGAGAGCTTGACCACCGGCAGGCCCAGCGCCGCCAGGAGCGGTACCACCAGGAGCGTCGCCTTGTCGCCGACGCCGCCCGTGCTGTGCTTGTCCACGTGCGGGCCCGGCAGCGCGGAGAGGTCGAGGCGCGAGCCCGAGGCGGCCATGGCCTCCGTCAGCGCGGCCGTCTCCGACGGGCTCATGCCGCGCCAGACCACGGCCATCATCCAGGCGGCCATCTGGGCGTCGCTCACCTCGCCCGCCATGAAGGCCCGGATCCAGTCCGCGATCTCCCCGGCCCGGTGCTCCAGGCCGCGCTTCTTGGCCTCGATGAAGTCCGCCGGACGCATCACGGCCGGTCGCCTCCCGGTCCCGGCTCCGGGAGGCCCGTGCCGGTCCGCTCCCCGGCGGCTCCCCCGGCCCCTCCCTCCCCGTCCTCCAGGCGGAAGAGTCTGGGCAGGAGCTCGCCCAGGCGGAGCACCTCGACGCCACCCTCCGGCGCCTCCAGCAGGACGGGAAGATCCTCCCCCGCGAACTCCGCCAGCGTCTGGCGGCAGGCGCCGCAGGGCAGGCACTCCGGCCGCTCCGGCGAGACCACCGCCACCGCCCGGATCCGCCGGGCTCCGGCCGCCACCG
It contains:
- a CDS encoding Lrp/AsnC family transcriptional regulator encodes the protein MVDLDRTEREMILLLQEDGRMSFVDLARRIGVTEGTIRRKFQRLVQEGIIHIAAVSDPFRIGFNTPALIGINVETQRFESVVQALCALPRVRYVAAATGDFDILVEAYFASNEELSRFLIEDLAGIEGIVDTATSLELKIYKQSFAWGVAGHRPEPSLAGRG
- a CDS encoding thymidine phosphorylase, which encodes MRPADFIEAKKRGLEHRAGEIADWIRAFMAGEVSDAQMAAWMMAVVWRGMSPSETAALTEAMAASGSRLDLSALPGPHVDKHSTGGVGDKATLLVVPLLAALGLPVVKLSGHGLGHTGGTLDKLESIPGFRTALEPSEAVAQARRIGLVVAGHSASLAPADARMYALRDVTATVDSLPLITASILSKKMAGGADAVVVDVKVGAGAFLPGEAEARRLAESLVATGARLGLAVRCVLTRMEEPLGRTVGNAVEVREAVEALRGQAEPGLRACAEALAAEALVMAGRAADPEEARARVAEVWRRGEALERFARMVEAQGGDPRVVDQPERLELAPVQAELAAPADGWLERLDARRVGEAVMALGAGRRHEGERVDHGVGAEVLAKVGERVEAGQPLLRLRARDREAAGEALRHIAAGVRIAAEPVGSPDWVLSIVRNPAKELE
- a CDS encoding cytidine deaminase, which codes for MGAAEAAGLLEAARRVAENAWAPYSHFHVGAAVLDGAGRLFTGCNVEVASYRLTTCAEQAAVAAAVAAGARRIRAVAVVSPERPECLPCGACRQTLAEFAGEDLPVLLEAPEGGVEVLRLGELLPRLFRLEDGEGGAGGAAGERTGTGLPEPGPGGDRP